The following are encoded in a window of Geotrypetes seraphini chromosome 5, aGeoSer1.1, whole genome shotgun sequence genomic DNA:
- the SPN gene encoding leukosialin: MMEMLVKNQRAKIVWLVMNFFALWSLSVMGDETTNGIVRKNISTTESNVVRAENSTYPSAGKTGHSGTAAESTTIISLYNSALEPSTVQDLATRDGLDPISTMEIFTKVRAEALEKMHSSVSQALTSDSMMHLSQTSSMALPTETMASSNTAGNITILPKVDRDVPAATSAAFFDKITTGNSLSPVRTGQSITPTSEQLFTSSFSSVMSVSSTKHTNYTKKQEDMVPTPMSVSSSTMNSSTLLTNTTPIARQGINHLYLIIVFVILLLLILGFCFVCVAKKKRRSGSTSFPIKKHKKREDAWAGPVMIPEDNVIPAEDMEEGKDKDQAGKHLTLTTFFGKRKSRQCSVLLEDVTVNVEQPAKEEEKPLVDQEANGQMTSNEKSIEPPTSSTKEHRPESEPQPNGHVLNPTDMIPENKGESSSDLPSPVAMPAPDTDFPLPPSELEMIQDNETDNAC; this comes from the coding sequence ATGATGGAGATGTTAGTAAAGAATCAAAGAGCCAAGATAGTTTGGCTAGTGATGAACTTCTTCGCTTTGTGGTCATTGTCAGTGATGGGTGATGAAACGACAAATGGAATAGTGAGGAAAAATATTTCTACTACAGAATCTAATGTGGTTAGGGCAGAAAACTCCACATATCCCTCAGCTGGTAAAACTGGTCATAGTGGTACTGCTGCAGAGTCTACAACCATCATCAGCTTATATAATTCTGCACTTGAGCCATCTACTGTACAAGACTTGGCCACAAGGGATGGGTTGGACCCTATTTCCACCATGGAGATATTTACTAAGGTTAGAGCAGAGGCTCTTGAAAAGATGCATTCAAGTGTGTCACAGGCATTGACCTCAGATTCCATGATGCATTTGTCTCAAACAAGTAGTATGGCATTACCTACTGAGACCATGGCTTCCAGTAACACTGCTGGAAACATTACTATTTTACCTAAAGTTGACAGGGATGTGCCAGCAGCTACTTCTGCAGCGTTCTTTGACAAAATCACCACTGGAAACAGCCTCTCTCCTGTTAGGACTGGCCAAAGTATCACACCAACTTCAGAACAGCTATTCACTTCCTCATTTTCAAGTGTAATGAGTGTCAGTTCTACCAAGCACACTAATTACACAAAGAAACAGGAAGATATGGTGCCTACCCCAATGTCTGTGTCTTCGTCTACAATGAACAGCTCAACTTTGTTGACAAACACAACACCCATTGCAAGACAAGGTATTAACCACTTATACCTCATCATTGTGTTTGTCATTCTCCTTCTGTTGATCTTGGGCTTCTGTTTCGTCTGTGTGGCTAAGaagaaaaggagatcaggatccACCAGCTTTCCTATTAAAAAACACAAGAAGAGAGAAGATGCTTGGGCTGGTCCTGTCATGATCCCTGAGGACAATGTAATACCAGCAGAAGACatggaagaagggaaggataAGGATCAGGCTGGGAAGCACCTCACCTTGACAACTTTCTTTGGGAAAAGAAAGTCCAGACAATGCTCAGTCTTGCTTGAGGATGTCACTGTTAATGTAGAACAACCGGCCAAAGAGGAAGAGAAGCCTCTGGTGGACCAGGAAGCCAATGGTCAGATGACCAGCAATGAGAAGTCAATAGAACCTCCAACTTCCTCCACAAAAGAACACAGACCTGAAAGTGAACCTCAACCAAATGGACATGTTCTTAATCCAACAGATATGATCCCTGAAAACAAGGGTGAAAGCTCAAGTGATCTCCCATCTCCAGTAGCAATGCCAGCCCCTGATACAgattttcctcttcctccttcagagCTAGAAATGATCCAAGATAATGAGACAGACAATGCCTGCTGA